A single Muntiacus reevesi chromosome 9, mMunRee1.1, whole genome shotgun sequence DNA region contains:
- the LOC136175059 gene encoding olfactory receptor 5M3-like, which produces MLSLMDVTEFILLGLTSHREWQALFFVIFLLVYMVTVVGDIGMILLIKVSPQLSSPMYLFLSHLSFVDVWFSSNVTPKMLENLLSETKTISYAGCLVQCFFFIALVHVEIFILAAMAFDRCMAIGSPLLYGSKMSRIVCIRLISFPYVYGFLTSLAATLWTYGLSFCGKIEINRFYCADPPLIKMACAGTFVKEYTMLTLAGINFVYSLTVVILSYLFILIAILRMNSAEGRHKAFSTCGSHLTPVVIFYGTLIFLYLRRPPEESVGQGKVGAVVYTTVIPMLNPVIYSLRNKDVKGALNKVISKTFLIK; this is translated from the coding sequence ATGCTCAGCTTGATGGATGTGACAGAGTTTATTCTTTTGGGACTGACCAGTCATCGGGAATGGCAAGCTCTCTTCTTTGTCATTTTCCTGCTGGTCTACATGGTCACCGTGGTGGGTGATATCGGCATGATCCTGCTAATTAAGGTCAGTCCACAACTCAGCAGTCCCATGTACTTGTTTCTGAGTCATTTGTCATTTGTTGATGTGTGGTTTTCCTCCAATGTCACTCCTAAAATGCTGGAAAACCTGTTATCCGAGACAAAAACGATTTCTTACGCTGGCTGTCTGGTACAGTGTTTCTTCTTTATTGCTCTCGTCCATGTAGAGATATTTATTCTTGCTGCGATGGCCTTTGACAGGTGCATGGCCATCGGGAGCCCTTTGCTGTATGGCAGCAAAATGTCAAGGATTGTCTGCATCCGACTGATTTCCTTCCCTTACGTGTATGGTTTTCTGACTAGTCTGGCAGCAACGTTATGGACCTATGGCTTGTCCTTCTGTGGGAAGATTGAGATCAACCGCTTCTACTGTGCAGACCCACCTCTCATCAAAATGGCCTGTGCTGGAACCTTTgtaaaagaatatacaatgctCACACTCGCCGGCATTAACTTCGTATATTCTCTGACTGTGGTTATCTTATCTTACCTGTTCATCCTCATTGCCATTCTCCGGATGAACTCGGCGGAAGGGAGGCACAAGGCCTTTTCCACCTGCGGGTCCCATCTGACCCCCGTCGTCATATTCTACGGAACCCTCATTTTCCTGTATCTCAGACGTCCCCCGGAGGAGTCTGTGGGGCAGGGGAAGGTGGGGGCCGTGGTTTACACCACGGTgatccccatgctgaaccccgtgatctacagtctgaggaacaaggATGTGAAAGGGGCCTTGAACAAAGTGATcagcaaaacatttttaataaagtaa